In one window of Methanosarcina vacuolata Z-761 DNA:
- a CDS encoding thioredoxin family protein, protein MKKLFVLLIMLAAVIFTAGCTDDSKENSTDTQAIEENNSIVGANESEQNATSQEIQGENGVVKTNESGQNTTSQEAQEGTSVLEVTSLEQINASLEQGPVLVKIGSKHCGPCQAMKPMLKELATEYSGKATIASIDITESPDLNSYFEIGYVPDTSLVVGIEDGDYVYMQENGTVTKDRFQARIQGQMEKEVYENRINLALLKEGKSK, encoded by the coding sequence ATGAAGAAATTATTTGTCTTATTGATCATGCTTGCAGCTGTAATCTTTACTGCGGGTTGTACTGATGACAGCAAGGAAAATTCCACAGATACCCAGGCAATTGAGGAGAATAATAGCATTGTCGGAGCAAACGAATCTGAACAGAATGCAACTTCTCAGGAAATCCAGGGAGAAAATGGCGTTGTCAAAACAAACGAGTCTGGACAGAACACAACTTCTCAGGAAGCCCAGGAAGGAACTAGTGTTCTTGAAGTGACCTCCCTTGAACAGATAAATGCATCCCTTGAGCAGGGGCCTGTTCTTGTAAAAATAGGATCTAAACACTGCGGACCATGCCAGGCCATGAAACCCATGCTGAAGGAACTGGCAACAGAATACAGTGGGAAAGCCACTATTGCATCTATAGATATAACCGAGAGCCCTGATCTTAACTCTTATTTTGAAATCGGATACGTCCCTGACACATCTTTGGTCGTGGGTATTGAAGACGGGGACTATGTTTATATGCAAGAGAATGGGACAGTCACTAAGGATAGATTCCAGGCTAGAATTCAAGGGCAAATGGAAAAAGAGGTGTATGAAAATCGTATAAACCTTGCTCTTCTCAAAGAGGGGAAAAGCAAATAA
- a CDS encoding Mrp/NBP35 family ATP-binding protein, with translation MTDKVQPLESLSKKPEEPKIVVNLRRIKRKIMVMSGKGGVGKSTVAANLAAGLALRGYKVGLLDCDIHGPTIPTIFGLESQRLEVNEEGILPVSVLPNLSMMSVGFLLGDKDSPVIWRGPAKMGAIKQFLEDVSWGILDFLIIDLPPGTGDEPLSVAQLIPNCDGSVLVTTPQDVALISVRKSIKFSEKLDVPIIGLVDNMHGLICPHCGKPIEVFGTGGVEKASKDFNIPILARLPIEPKVAEMEDKGTVIQGLLDHSTEWQKNFEAVITAVEKTLGEE, from the coding sequence ATGACAGATAAGGTTCAACCACTTGAGAGCTTATCGAAAAAGCCAGAAGAGCCAAAAATAGTAGTCAATCTCAGGCGTATCAAACGCAAGATCATGGTAATGAGCGGAAAAGGAGGAGTAGGGAAAAGTACAGTTGCAGCAAATCTGGCCGCTGGGCTGGCCCTGCGAGGATATAAAGTTGGGCTTCTGGACTGCGATATTCACGGACCGACCATTCCTACTATTTTCGGGTTAGAGTCTCAAAGGCTCGAGGTTAATGAAGAAGGCATTCTTCCAGTCTCGGTACTTCCAAATCTTTCTATGATGTCTGTCGGTTTTCTGCTCGGAGACAAAGATTCTCCTGTAATCTGGAGAGGGCCTGCCAAAATGGGGGCAATCAAACAGTTTCTGGAAGACGTTAGCTGGGGAATACTCGATTTCCTGATTATAGACTTGCCACCCGGCACAGGAGACGAACCCCTGAGTGTGGCTCAGCTCATTCCCAATTGCGACGGCTCGGTGCTTGTTACAACTCCCCAGGATGTAGCCCTTATCAGCGTTCGAAAGTCAATAAAATTCTCTGAAAAACTTGACGTGCCTATCATAGGGCTTGTTGACAATATGCATGGGCTTATTTGCCCCCACTGTGGCAAGCCAATAGAAGTATTCGGAACTGGTGGTGTGGAAAAAGCCTCAAAAGACTTCAATATTCCGATTCTTGCCAGACTCCCTATTGAGCCAAAGGTCGCAGAAATGGAAGATAAAGGCACTGTTATCCAGGGCCTGCTTGACCACAGTACGGAATGGCAGAAGAACTTCGAGGCTGTTATAACCGCAGTAGAAAAAACTCTGGGAGAGGAGTAA
- a CDS encoding DUF134 domain-containing protein gives MKKCRGRPKCPRRVEQTPDITYFKPRGVPLADLEVVSITVEELEALRLVDVEGLKQEDAAIRVGISRRAFWEDLKAARMKIALALSTGKAIEIKGGNYISAENADISEDANS, from the coding sequence ATGAAAAAATGCAGAGGAAGACCAAAGTGTCCGAGGCGTGTTGAGCAAACGCCCGACATCACATATTTCAAGCCTAGAGGAGTCCCGCTTGCGGATCTTGAGGTTGTATCCATCACAGTAGAAGAGCTTGAGGCATTGAGACTTGTAGACGTCGAAGGTCTGAAGCAGGAAGATGCGGCTATCAGAGTAGGAATCTCAAGGAGAGCTTTCTGGGAAGATCTAAAAGCTGCTAGAATGAAAATCGCTCTCGCCCTTAGCACAGGAAAAGCAATAGAGATAAAGGGCGGTAACTATATCAGCGCTGAGAACGCTGACATTAGTGAAGATGCTAACTCGTAA